One genomic region from Streptomyces sp. Li-HN-5-11 encodes:
- a CDS encoding selenium-binding protein SBP56-related protein yields MRTTEHVHDHGDHGDPTLYRTPSDAVAAPPETLAYVVGFDPTAQRADALFTIDTDPASPAYGRVISHAELPDLGNELHHFGWNACSSALAHAGHHHASRRYLIVPGLRSSRLHVFDTAPDPSHPRLVKVVEPEKLAAKAGYSRPHTLHCGPDGVFLSCLGGADGADGPGGIALLDHESFEVLRAWESDRGPQRFAYDVWWHLRQNIAVTSEWGSPSMIEDGLVPELLLGRQYGHSLHFWELDSGRHLQRVDLGDENQMVLELRPAHDPEATWGFTNTVVNVEDLSASVWLWNREGEDFVVRKVITVPAEPAQTEDLPPALQPFGAVPPLITDIDLSVDDHWLYISAWGTGDLLQYDVSDPFHPRQTAAARLGGIVGRQPHPAEPDVPLTGGAQMVELSRDGRRVYVTNSLYASWDEQFYPAGIDPWMVKLDADTSHGGLSVDSRFFPHDADFLGLRVHQTHLQGGDASSDSYCYR; encoded by the coding sequence ATGAGGACGACCGAGCACGTTCACGACCACGGTGACCACGGTGACCCCACCTTGTACCGCACTCCGTCGGATGCCGTCGCCGCACCTCCGGAGACGCTCGCCTATGTCGTCGGATTCGACCCGACCGCACAGCGCGCGGACGCGTTGTTCACGATTGACACCGACCCCGCATCACCCGCATACGGCCGCGTGATCTCGCACGCCGAACTACCCGACCTGGGCAACGAACTGCACCACTTCGGCTGGAACGCCTGCTCGAGCGCGCTGGCGCACGCCGGCCATCACCACGCCTCGCGTCGCTACCTCATCGTCCCGGGACTGCGTTCGTCCCGGCTGCACGTCTTCGACACCGCCCCCGATCCCTCCCACCCCCGCCTGGTCAAAGTGGTCGAGCCCGAGAAACTGGCCGCCAAGGCCGGATACTCGCGCCCGCACACACTGCACTGTGGTCCCGACGGAGTCTTCCTGTCCTGCCTGGGCGGCGCGGACGGTGCGGACGGGCCCGGCGGCATCGCGCTCCTGGACCACGAAAGCTTCGAAGTCCTGCGCGCCTGGGAGAGCGACCGCGGGCCGCAGCGGTTCGCCTACGACGTCTGGTGGCACCTGCGCCAGAACATCGCTGTGACCAGCGAGTGGGGCTCCCCCTCGATGATCGAGGACGGCCTCGTCCCCGAACTGCTGCTGGGTCGCCAGTACGGCCACTCACTCCACTTCTGGGAGCTCGACTCCGGTCGGCACCTGCAGCGCGTCGATCTGGGGGACGAGAACCAGATGGTGCTGGAACTGCGCCCCGCGCACGACCCCGAGGCGACGTGGGGGTTCACCAACACCGTGGTCAACGTGGAGGACCTGTCGGCATCGGTGTGGCTGTGGAATCGGGAGGGCGAGGACTTCGTAGTCCGCAAGGTGATCACCGTCCCGGCCGAGCCCGCGCAGACGGAGGACCTGCCCCCGGCGCTGCAGCCGTTCGGCGCCGTACCCCCATTGATCACCGACATCGACCTGTCCGTGGACGACCACTGGCTGTACATATCCGCGTGGGGAACCGGCGACCTGCTCCAGTACGACGTGAGCGACCCGTTCCATCCCCGGCAGACCGCGGCCGCGCGTCTTGGTGGCATCGTCGGCCGGCAGCCGCACCCCGCCGAGCCGGACGTTCCGCTGACGGGCGGAGCGCAGATGGTCGAGCTCAGCCGCGACGGGCGACGCGTGTACGTGACCAATTCCCTGTACGCCTCCTGGGACGAACAGTTCTATCCCGCGGGCATCGACCCTTGGATGGTCAAACTCGACGCCGACACCTCGCACGGAGGGCTCTCGGTGGACAGCCGCTTCTTCCCGCACGACGCGGACTTCCTCGGCTTGCGCGTGCACCAGACGCACCTGCAAGGCGGCGACGCCTCCTCGGATTCGTACTGCTACCGCTGA
- a CDS encoding DUF262 domain-containing protein, producing the protein MQQLEAQEVSLHKVFSSDYDFRIPDYQRPYAWDVEQAVQLLTDLEESLERGTDEPYFLGSIVLVKAKGNAPAEVIDGQQRLTTLTILLALLRDLTEDSDLRSDLDKLVTEPGNKVRRLDPKPRLTLRLRDAGFFQQYVQTKGATEALRTLKEETLPTDAQKAALRNAKALHAILADWSEERRLDLVQMLGERTFLVVVSTPDLDSAHRIFSVMNSRGMDLSPTDIFKSHIIGALDEKTSEECARKWEDAEEALGRDDFADLFLHLRMVFAMKRAERELLKEFPGQVLSRYLPGKAESFVNDVVVPYADAYVQIRDASYAAASGAEQVNAWFKRLQQIDNNDWRPAALWALRNHGDDPAWLNEFFGALERLAASMFIRRVYTTPRVMRYADLLRELDAGKGLDAASFALTEAEKAETLARLDGDIYLVTKTRKYVLLRLDEMLAGKPGVSYDHALITVEHVLPQNPKQGSQWLRHFSDEQRSEWTHRLGNLVLLNRTKNAYAQNYDFTEKKAKYFTGRHGVSTFALTSQVLQHQEWAPELLQKRQRRLLGLLADEWDL; encoded by the coding sequence ATGCAGCAACTCGAGGCGCAGGAAGTGTCCCTGCACAAGGTTTTCAGCAGTGACTACGACTTCAGGATTCCGGACTACCAGCGGCCGTACGCCTGGGATGTCGAGCAGGCCGTCCAACTGCTCACCGACTTGGAGGAGTCGCTGGAAAGGGGGACGGATGAGCCGTACTTCCTCGGCTCCATCGTGCTCGTCAAGGCCAAGGGCAACGCACCCGCCGAGGTCATTGACGGCCAGCAGCGCCTCACCACCCTGACCATCCTGCTCGCCCTCCTTCGCGACCTGACGGAGGATTCCGACCTGCGCAGCGATCTCGACAAACTGGTCACGGAGCCAGGCAACAAGGTCCGCCGGCTCGATCCCAAGCCCAGGCTCACCCTCCGACTCCGCGACGCCGGCTTCTTCCAGCAGTACGTCCAGACAAAGGGAGCTACCGAGGCACTGCGGACCCTCAAGGAGGAAACACTGCCGACGGACGCGCAGAAGGCCGCCCTGCGCAATGCCAAGGCGCTGCACGCGATACTGGCCGACTGGTCGGAGGAGCGGCGGCTGGACCTCGTGCAGATGCTTGGTGAGCGCACCTTCCTGGTCGTCGTCAGCACCCCCGATTTGGACAGCGCGCACCGCATCTTCAGTGTGATGAACTCCCGGGGCATGGACCTCTCGCCCACGGACATCTTCAAGTCGCACATCATCGGCGCTCTGGACGAGAAGACCTCGGAGGAGTGCGCCCGCAAGTGGGAAGACGCGGAGGAGGCCCTGGGCCGGGACGACTTCGCCGACCTCTTTCTTCACCTGCGCATGGTGTTCGCCATGAAGCGGGCAGAGCGGGAACTGCTCAAGGAGTTTCCCGGGCAGGTGCTCAGCCGCTACCTGCCCGGCAAGGCCGAGTCGTTCGTCAATGACGTCGTCGTGCCGTACGCGGACGCCTACGTGCAGATCCGCGACGCCAGCTACGCGGCGGCCTCCGGAGCGGAGCAGGTCAACGCCTGGTTCAAACGTCTCCAGCAGATCGACAACAACGACTGGCGGCCGGCGGCCCTGTGGGCCCTGCGTAACCACGGTGACGACCCGGCCTGGCTCAACGAATTCTTCGGCGCCTTGGAGCGGTTGGCGGCCAGCATGTTCATCCGCCGCGTCTACACCACTCCCCGCGTCATGCGTTACGCGGACCTTCTTCGCGAACTCGATGCCGGCAAGGGCTTGGACGCGGCATCCTTCGCCCTCACGGAGGCTGAAAAGGCGGAGACACTCGCACGTCTGGACGGCGACATCTACCTCGTCACCAAGACCCGCAAGTACGTCCTGCTGCGCTTGGACGAAATGCTGGCCGGAAAGCCCGGGGTGTCGTACGACCATGCCCTGATCACCGTCGAGCACGTGCTGCCGCAGAACCCGAAGCAGGGGTCGCAGTGGCTGCGGCATTTCAGCGACGAGCAGCGCAGTGAGTGGACGCACCGGTTGGGCAACCTCGTGCTGCTCAACCGGACGAAGAACGCCTATGCCCAGAACTACGACTTCACCGAGAAGAAGGCCAAGTACTTCACCGGCAGGCACGGCGTCTCCACGTTCGCCCTGACCAGCCAGGTGTTGCAGCACCAGGAGTGGGCGCCGGAACTGCTGCAAAAGCGGCAGCGGCGACTCCTGGGGTTGCTGGCCGACGAGTGGGATCTGTAA
- a CDS encoding tetratricopeptide repeat protein, translated as MYEPREEVNSSLSGTARDVVQARDVRGGIHFHAPAPDHVRPPVPYQLPLAGQGFVNRRAEREALDRLLDDDLASARVLLVTGTAGVGKTALVLHWSHAVRDRFPDGQLYADLHGYDPQAPVRYERVLESFLRVLGAPADAVRAEGEHMAAAFRSWLAGRRLLIVLDNAASASQVRPLLPATPGCLVIVTSRHRLPGLTIREGARRLTLDVLDQDGSVALLRSITQGYRDGDDPAQVAELASLCARLPLALRIAAERAAGRPLMHLADLIGELRDESGRWEVLSADGEEESEAVRPVFTWSYRALPSDAARLFRLLGLHPGPDFSDTAAAALAGVDVRTARRLLDVVAAAHMVDQTAPDRFRLHDLLRAYAADQARLEQTPQECHDALHRVLTWYLHTADAVQARVAPQEPRVELVPADAGLPELQFTDAAQAMQWYEAERDNLVAAVRAAASGGLHRIAWQLAVVLRAVYMTNNPFQDWLATSQIGLEAARRDGDRGAEAELEESLGMAYAQSQCLAAAAEHYESALTLRRTLRDTFGEALTLNGLGLLELRRRNLAQAQAALEGSRALFAALNDGFWEPRVAVNLAQVELELGHPAGALGPLRRGIDVFRAHGDRHAEGNGLRLLAAAELDSGNTDAALAHAEQAVAIATEIRSTAAEGYWLLVLGDAQRAIGRPTQALATHRRAAALQEQLGDRARQAAAWNGLGQTYLQLGRAQEAAEWHRRALVTYRDLEQTWEMARTLAQLADALGRAGIPQEAADARADACDLLTTFTDPRAVRLRESMVQR; from the coding sequence GTGTATGAGCCGCGGGAGGAAGTCAACTCCTCACTCTCCGGCACTGCCCGTGACGTCGTGCAGGCCCGCGACGTGCGGGGCGGGATACATTTCCATGCCCCGGCGCCCGATCACGTGCGGCCGCCGGTGCCGTACCAACTCCCGCTTGCCGGCCAGGGCTTCGTCAACCGACGTGCTGAGCGTGAGGCGCTTGACCGTCTCCTCGATGACGATCTCGCCTCTGCGCGGGTGCTGCTGGTAACCGGCACTGCGGGAGTCGGTAAGACGGCTCTGGTGCTGCACTGGTCGCACGCGGTCCGTGACCGGTTCCCGGACGGCCAGTTGTATGCCGACCTGCACGGCTATGATCCGCAGGCCCCGGTCAGGTACGAGCGGGTCCTGGAGAGCTTTTTGCGGGTGCTCGGCGCCCCTGCGGACGCGGTTCGTGCTGAGGGCGAGCACATGGCCGCGGCCTTCCGGTCATGGCTTGCCGGCCGTCGGCTGCTGATCGTGCTCGACAACGCCGCCAGCGCGTCCCAGGTCAGACCTTTGCTCCCGGCGACGCCGGGATGCCTGGTCATCGTGACCAGCAGGCACCGTCTGCCTGGCCTGACGATCCGGGAGGGAGCGCGGCGCCTCACACTGGATGTACTCGACCAGGACGGCTCGGTCGCCCTGCTGCGCAGCATCACCCAGGGCTACCGGGACGGGGACGATCCCGCCCAGGTGGCGGAGCTCGCCTCGCTGTGCGCGCGCCTGCCGTTGGCGCTCAGGATCGCTGCCGAGCGTGCGGCGGGGCGGCCGTTGATGCACCTGGCGGACTTGATCGGTGAGCTGCGTGACGAGTCCGGTCGGTGGGAAGTTCTGTCGGCAGACGGCGAGGAGGAGTCTGAGGCGGTGCGTCCCGTGTTCACGTGGTCCTATCGGGCGCTGCCCTCGGATGCGGCCCGGCTTTTCCGGTTGCTCGGGCTGCACCCCGGGCCGGACTTCAGCGACACGGCCGCGGCAGCTCTCGCAGGCGTCGACGTCCGTACCGCGCGACGCCTGCTCGATGTCGTCGCTGCCGCGCATATGGTCGATCAGACCGCGCCCGACCGCTTCCGGCTGCATGACCTGCTGCGTGCCTACGCCGCCGATCAGGCACGACTGGAGCAGACCCCCCAGGAGTGCCACGACGCGCTGCACAGGGTGCTGACCTGGTACCTGCACACTGCGGACGCGGTCCAGGCCCGCGTCGCACCGCAGGAGCCTCGCGTGGAGCTGGTTCCTGCCGACGCAGGACTGCCGGAGTTGCAGTTCACCGACGCGGCACAGGCGATGCAGTGGTACGAGGCGGAACGCGACAACCTCGTGGCTGCCGTGCGCGCGGCCGCGAGTGGCGGACTGCACCGGATCGCCTGGCAGCTGGCAGTGGTCCTGCGCGCCGTCTACATGACCAACAATCCGTTTCAGGACTGGCTCGCCACCTCGCAGATCGGTCTGGAGGCCGCACGGCGCGACGGCGATCGAGGCGCCGAAGCCGAACTGGAGGAGAGCCTCGGCATGGCGTACGCCCAGTCCCAGTGCCTGGCAGCCGCCGCCGAGCACTACGAGTCGGCGCTCACCCTGCGCCGAACACTGCGCGATACCTTCGGTGAGGCACTGACGCTCAACGGCCTTGGTCTGCTTGAACTACGCCGCCGCAACCTCGCACAGGCACAAGCGGCGCTCGAAGGCAGCAGGGCGCTGTTCGCGGCGCTGAACGACGGTTTCTGGGAGCCTCGCGTGGCAGTCAACCTCGCGCAGGTGGAACTGGAACTCGGGCACCCGGCAGGTGCACTGGGCCCGCTGCGCCGGGGAATCGACGTCTTCAGGGCCCACGGCGACCGCCACGCCGAGGGCAATGGCCTCCGGCTCCTTGCCGCAGCGGAGTTGGACAGCGGAAACACGGATGCCGCGTTGGCACATGCCGAGCAGGCCGTCGCCATCGCCACTGAGATCCGGAGCACAGCCGCGGAAGGCTACTGGCTACTGGTCTTGGGCGATGCCCAACGCGCGATCGGGCGTCCCACCCAGGCACTGGCCACCCACCGTCGCGCCGCCGCACTCCAAGAACAGTTGGGCGACCGCGCCCGCCAAGCCGCCGCCTGGAACGGCCTCGGGCAAACGTATCTGCAACTTGGCCGCGCTCAGGAAGCCGCCGAATGGCACCGTCGTGCCCTGGTCACCTACCGCGACCTTGAGCAGACTTGGGAGATGGCGCGAACGCTGGCACAGCTGGCGGATGCCCTGGGCCGTGCCGGCATACCGCAGGAGGCCGCCGACGCACGAGCGGACGCATGCGATCTGCTCACGACGTTCACCGATCCGCGCGCTGTACGGCTACGGGAAAGCATGGTTCAGCGGTGA
- a CDS encoding DUF6879 family protein, producing the protein MRDLLGVSSGERLGRDAYREDFRGRDFAVDGCDSWKLERRQHFREPGDASWNAFVQGDWEEALRLIEAQRAEFLDLSRLAARHRCRLLRVRVVEQPLTPYLQWELHLLRVRAECGELIRVIGPQHIAAYEGEGPVPELVTLNDDTVYEILYDAEGVLEGAVRYLGARTRDRVAARVEELYVLGEDIGTFFDREVAHLKPPTGV; encoded by the coding sequence ATGCGTGACCTTCTGGGCGTCTCGTCCGGCGAGCGGCTGGGACGGGACGCTTATCGCGAGGACTTCCGCGGCAGGGATTTCGCTGTCGACGGGTGCGATTCGTGGAAGCTGGAACGTCGCCAGCACTTCCGTGAACCGGGCGACGCGAGCTGGAACGCCTTTGTCCAGGGGGACTGGGAGGAGGCGCTGAGGCTGATAGAGGCCCAGCGTGCCGAGTTCCTTGACCTGTCTCGTCTGGCCGCGCGTCATCGGTGCCGTCTGCTGCGTGTGCGTGTGGTGGAGCAGCCGCTCACGCCGTATCTGCAGTGGGAGTTGCATCTGCTGCGGGTGCGGGCCGAGTGCGGTGAGCTGATCCGCGTCATCGGCCCGCAGCACATCGCGGCTTACGAAGGCGAGGGTCCAGTACCGGAACTGGTCACGCTGAACGACGACACGGTGTACGAGATCCTTTACGACGCGGAGGGCGTCCTGGAGGGGGCCGTGCGGTACCTCGGTGCGAGAACGCGGGATCGCGTCGCGGCGCGAGTTGAGGAGCTGTACGTGCTGGGTGAGGACATCGGCACGTTCTTCGACCGTGAAGTGGCCCACCTCAAGCCTCCGACGGGTGTATGA
- a CDS encoding cold-shock protein, whose product MASGTVKWFNAEKGFGFIEQDGGGADVFAHYSNIISNGGFRELQEGQKVSFDVTQGQKGPQAENIVPA is encoded by the coding sequence ATGGCATCTGGCACCGTGAAGTGGTTCAACGCGGAAAAGGGCTTCGGCTTCATCGAGCAGGACGGTGGCGGCGCTGACGTGTTCGCCCACTACTCGAACATCATCAGCAACGGTGGCTTCCGCGAGCTTCAGGAAGGCCAGAAGGTTAGCTTCGACGTCACGCAGGGTCAGAAGGGCCCGCAGGCAGAGAACATCGTTCCCGCCTGA
- a CDS encoding ATP-binding protein, translating to MTGETASPDRVPAPTSPTGHFEMRFSSTPRGARLARRLAGQRLDAWGIPYDSDTHHTLTLIVAELAANAIRHGRVSGRDFHLSLSCDAKTVRIEVTDTRTEGVPVVATPTDLRDTGRGLLLVEHLADRWDWCPRRGGPGKTVWAEYVLPAPGRPAAAPSCPSSTATAVPG from the coding sequence ATGACCGGTGAGACCGCTTCCCCCGATCGCGTCCCAGCGCCCACCAGCCCCACAGGCCACTTCGAGATGCGCTTCAGCTCCACTCCGCGCGGCGCGCGGCTCGCCCGGCGTCTCGCCGGGCAGCGGCTGGACGCGTGGGGCATCCCGTACGACAGCGACACGCACCACACGCTGACGCTGATCGTCGCGGAGCTCGCCGCCAACGCCATCCGGCACGGCCGGGTCTCCGGCCGCGACTTCCACCTCTCGTTGTCCTGCGACGCAAAGACCGTACGGATCGAGGTCACCGACACCCGCACCGAAGGCGTACCGGTCGTGGCGACGCCCACGGACCTCCGCGACACCGGCCGCGGCCTGCTCCTGGTGGAGCACCTGGCCGACCGCTGGGACTGGTGCCCGCGCCGGGGCGGCCCCGGCAAGACGGTCTGGGCCGAGTACGTCCTGCCGGCGCCGGGCCGACCGGCCGCCGCGCCCTCCTGCCCGTCGTCCACCGCCACGGCCGTGCCCGGGTAG
- a CDS encoding formyltransferase family protein, giving the protein MRVVLMSYGAEGFEDLQAACETAGHAPVAYVCAASRGGAAADEVLAAMPPGPDLLVPRSPQGLALSLAGYEPDLVVCYGIPWRLPASVLRVPRLGVLNVHPSLLPRHRGPMPVHWAVRHGDEETGVTVHWMDEAFDSGPVLAQRGGISLPDGLAGDVVFKQVRATIRALVPEALALAEDGFAGTPQDESLASYEGSMGPESAVIDWSRPAREIHNLVRAYRFGLFAVPGPLAVVRGKWVSVLRTSVTEVSGVRMRCGDGPLWVTESVPVPARDRWLASS; this is encoded by the coding sequence ATGCGCGTAGTGCTGATGTCGTACGGGGCTGAGGGCTTCGAGGACTTACAAGCGGCGTGCGAGACAGCCGGTCACGCCCCGGTCGCGTACGTGTGCGCTGCATCGCGGGGTGGGGCTGCCGCGGACGAGGTTCTGGCGGCGATGCCACCGGGACCCGATCTGCTGGTCCCTCGCAGCCCGCAGGGTCTCGCGCTCAGCCTCGCCGGATACGAACCTGACCTTGTCGTCTGTTACGGGATTCCGTGGCGACTGCCCGCGTCTGTGCTGCGCGTACCGCGGCTTGGGGTGTTGAACGTTCATCCGTCGCTGCTTCCGCGGCACCGGGGGCCGATGCCGGTGCACTGGGCCGTGCGGCACGGCGATGAGGAGACCGGGGTGACGGTTCACTGGATGGACGAGGCGTTCGACAGCGGCCCGGTCCTGGCGCAGCGCGGCGGCATTTCCCTGCCGGACGGTCTGGCAGGCGACGTCGTCTTCAAACAGGTCCGGGCCACGATCAGGGCGCTGGTGCCGGAGGCGCTGGCCCTGGCGGAAGACGGTTTCGCCGGGACGCCGCAGGATGAGTCGCTGGCGTCGTACGAGGGCTCCATGGGTCCCGAGAGTGCGGTCATCGACTGGAGTCGGCCTGCCCGGGAGATCCACAACCTGGTGCGGGCCTACCGTTTCGGCCTGTTCGCCGTGCCGGGGCCGCTGGCGGTCGTTCGGGGCAAGTGGGTGAGTGTGCTGCGGACCAGCGTCACGGAGGTGAGCGGGGTGAGGATGCGGTGCGGGGACGGGCCGCTGTGGGTGACCGAGTCGGTGCCCGTTCCGGCTCGTGATCGGTGGCTGGCCTCGTCGTGA
- a CDS encoding helix-turn-helix transcriptional regulator, which yields MESVESVEQGEGEREDAGPRPEDEPGSGVVTAFGRQLKLLRVRAGLERPEFGKLTGYAGQSIASFEQGRRIPSPRFIDRADEVLDAGGVLKALKEEVGRAQYPAFFRDMARLEAEAVALHVYAAQAVPGLLQTDEYAHAVFSMRRPLLDEDTVEQRVAARLARQEIFSRRPMPTLSFVIEESVLRRPIGGWAVLQGQLEQIMLHAQRRNVEVQIMPTERTEHCGLAGPFTLIENRDGRRMAYVEVQRDSRLHTDRSAVREIEEQYGILRAQALTPHESLAFVEELLGEK from the coding sequence ATGGAGTCGGTGGAATCGGTGGAGCAGGGCGAGGGTGAGCGGGAGGACGCTGGGCCGAGGCCGGAGGACGAGCCGGGGTCGGGCGTGGTGACCGCGTTCGGACGGCAGTTGAAGCTGCTGCGGGTACGAGCGGGCCTGGAACGGCCGGAGTTCGGGAAGCTGACCGGCTACGCGGGCCAGTCGATCGCGTCGTTCGAGCAGGGGAGGCGGATTCCCTCGCCCAGGTTCATCGACCGCGCGGACGAGGTCCTGGACGCCGGGGGCGTCCTCAAGGCGCTCAAGGAGGAGGTGGGGCGGGCACAGTATCCGGCGTTCTTCCGGGACATGGCGCGGTTGGAGGCGGAGGCGGTGGCTCTCCATGTGTACGCGGCCCAGGCGGTTCCCGGCCTGCTTCAGACCGACGAGTACGCGCACGCCGTATTCTCCATGCGGCGCCCGCTACTTGACGAAGACACTGTCGAGCAACGAGTCGCAGCCCGGCTTGCCCGACAGGAGATCTTCTCCCGGAGGCCGATGCCGACCTTGAGTTTCGTGATCGAGGAGTCGGTACTTCGACGTCCCATCGGCGGTTGGGCGGTACTGCAAGGACAGCTTGAGCAGATCATGCTGCACGCGCAGCGTCGCAACGTGGAGGTCCAGATCATGCCCACCGAGCGCACGGAGCACTGTGGTCTGGCCGGACCCTTCACCTTGATCGAGAACCGCGACGGGCGGAGGATGGCCTACGTTGAGGTCCAGCGGGACAGCCGCCTCCACACTGACAGGTCGGCTGTCAGGGAGATCGAGGAGCAGTACGGGATCCTCCGGGCTCAGGCGCTGACTCCTCATGAATCGCTGGCCTTTGTCGAGGAACTGCTGGGAGAGAAATGA
- a CDS encoding DUF397 domain-containing protein produces the protein MTEPTVPESAWSKSSYSSGEGGECVEVADAAGTIHIRDSKIRSGPVLTVTPDAWAGFVGLAADQTV, from the coding sequence ATGACTGAGCCGACTGTGCCGGAGTCAGCCTGGTCCAAGAGCAGCTATAGCAGTGGCGAGGGCGGGGAGTGTGTCGAGGTTGCCGATGCCGCTGGGACCATACACATCCGGGACTCGAAGATCCGATCCGGACCGGTGCTGACGGTCACCCCCGACGCGTGGGCCGGGTTCGTCGGGCTGGCCGCCGACCAGACCGTCTGA
- a CDS encoding serine/threonine-protein kinase yields MPQEAISDRYELLEELSHGGMGDVWRGYDAVLDRPVAVKLIRQASVTSPQLAEEFAKRFRREARITARIQHPGVPQVYDAVLDASYERLFLVMELVDGVPLSSYLDPGRPLPVSWAAAVAAQVATVLSYAHDVPVIHRDLKPGNILVARDGTVKVLDFGIAAILRTDVTKLTATGSPIGTHQYMSPEQVRGGRITPQTDLYALGCVLHELLSGRVVFEAESEYLLMYQHVNAAPTPLRQLRPDVPEALEELVLDLLRKAPEARPADTQEVYARLLPFLPPPGGEPGTADAGPAGAPDPTSVFRRPFAPRARAQAPAPGGAAPTAVLPGVQPVPVPARLREDIREAYARSDALLEEERFAQAAEVLGEVVEPAALALGSESKQVLALRRRRAAIRLLGGDFRAALPEFDALADAYARIAGPTGEHARACRAQAARCRAELGQVTDALAALQGVLKVVRAVDSDVSEEAVELRHNIGMLLLAQGRAAEARQVLEPLHQDMCMVFGPDDEMTVEIADALAVIRLGLDGSAS; encoded by the coding sequence GTGCCGCAGGAGGCGATCTCCGACCGTTACGAACTGCTGGAGGAGCTCAGCCACGGCGGCATGGGCGACGTGTGGCGCGGCTACGACGCCGTGCTCGACCGGCCCGTCGCCGTGAAGCTCATCCGGCAGGCGTCGGTCACCTCCCCGCAGCTGGCCGAGGAGTTCGCCAAGCGCTTCCGCCGCGAGGCCCGCATCACCGCGCGCATCCAGCACCCCGGCGTGCCGCAGGTCTACGACGCGGTGCTCGACGCGTCGTACGAGCGGCTGTTCCTGGTGATGGAGCTCGTCGACGGCGTACCGCTGTCCTCCTACCTCGACCCCGGCCGGCCACTGCCGGTCAGCTGGGCGGCCGCCGTGGCCGCGCAGGTCGCGACCGTGCTGTCGTACGCGCACGACGTGCCGGTCATCCACAGGGACCTCAAGCCGGGCAACATCCTCGTCGCACGCGACGGCACCGTGAAGGTCCTCGACTTCGGTATCGCGGCGATTCTGCGCACCGACGTCACCAAGCTGACCGCCACCGGCAGCCCCATCGGCACCCACCAGTACATGTCGCCCGAGCAGGTCCGCGGCGGACGCATCACCCCGCAGACCGACCTGTACGCGCTGGGCTGTGTGCTGCACGAACTCCTCAGCGGGCGCGTCGTGTTCGAAGCGGAGAGCGAGTACCTGCTGATGTACCAGCACGTCAACGCCGCTCCCACCCCGCTGCGGCAGCTGCGGCCCGACGTCCCCGAGGCGCTGGAGGAGCTGGTCCTGGACCTGCTGCGCAAGGCGCCCGAGGCGCGGCCCGCCGACACGCAGGAGGTGTACGCGCGGCTGCTGCCGTTCCTCCCGCCGCCAGGCGGTGAGCCCGGCACAGCCGATGCCGGGCCGGCCGGCGCGCCCGACCCGACGAGCGTGTTCCGTCGCCCTTTCGCGCCCCGCGCCCGCGCCCAGGCCCCCGCACCTGGTGGTGCGGCGCCGACAGCCGTCCTCCCGGGTGTCCAGCCGGTGCCCGTCCCCGCCCGGCTGCGCGAGGACATCAGGGAGGCGTACGCCCGCTCCGACGCCCTGCTGGAGGAGGAGCGGTTCGCGCAGGCCGCCGAGGTGCTCGGCGAGGTCGTCGAACCCGCGGCCCTCGCCCTCGGGTCCGAGAGCAAGCAGGTCCTTGCGCTGCGCCGCCGGCGAGCGGCGATCCGTCTCCTCGGCGGCGACTTCCGGGCCGCGCTGCCCGAGTTCGACGCCCTCGCCGACGCGTACGCGCGCATCGCCGGACCCACCGGCGAGCATGCCCGCGCCTGCCGCGCCCAGGCGGCCCGGTGCCGCGCCGAACTCGGCCAGGTCACGGACGCGCTCGCCGCGCTCCAGGGCGTGCTGAAAGTCGTGCGGGCCGTCGACAGCGACGTGAGCGAGGAGGCCGTGGAGCTACGGCACAACATCGGGATGCTGCTGCTCGCCCAGGGCCGGGCCGCCGAAGCCCGGCAGGTCCTCGAACCGCTCCACCAGGACATGTGCATGGTGTTCGGCCCCGACGACGAGATGACCGTCGAGATCGCCGACGCACTCGCCGTGATCCGCCTCGGCCTCGACGGATCGGCTTCCTGA